One window of Bacillus sp. THAF10 genomic DNA carries:
- a CDS encoding SpoVR family protein: MKAKDEKALFHAIDDITEIAKGFGLDFYPMRYEICPADIIYTFGAYGMPTRFSHWSFGKQFHKMKLHYDLGLSKIYELVINSNPCYAFLLDTNSLIQNKLIVAHVLAHCDFFKNNCRFQNTNRDMVESMAATAERIKQYEHDYGKKEVEDFLNAVLAIQEHIDPSLIRSKLAWSIHDLEEEEESPKQITIYDDLWNLDERNKPKAVPKKRKKKFPPQPEKDILLFIEQYSSELEDWQRDILTMMREEMLYFWPQMETKIMNEGWASYWHQRILREMDLTSDEALEYAKLNAGVVQPSKTSINPYYLGIKIFEDIEERYNNPTEEMKRDGVQPGSGREKMFEVREVESDISFLRNYLNKDLVMREDMYLFQKQGKDYKIVDKAWENVRDQLVNMRVNGGFPYITVNDGDYLRTGELYLKHWYEGIELDLKYLEKVMPYIFQIWGRPVHMESVIETKNVLFTYDGKSVHRKYI; the protein is encoded by the coding sequence ATGAAAGCCAAAGATGAAAAAGCCTTATTCCATGCCATTGATGATATAACCGAAATTGCCAAAGGGTTTGGCCTCGACTTTTACCCGATGAGGTATGAAATTTGTCCGGCAGACATCATTTATACGTTTGGAGCCTACGGGATGCCCACACGCTTTTCACATTGGAGTTTTGGTAAACAATTTCATAAAATGAAGCTGCATTATGACTTGGGGTTAAGTAAAATTTATGAATTAGTCATTAACTCAAACCCGTGCTATGCCTTTTTATTAGATACCAATTCCCTTATTCAAAATAAACTGATTGTCGCGCACGTTTTGGCGCACTGTGACTTTTTTAAAAACAATTGTCGTTTTCAAAACACGAATAGGGATATGGTGGAGAGCATGGCTGCGACAGCGGAACGAATCAAGCAATATGAGCATGATTATGGAAAAAAAGAAGTGGAGGATTTCCTCAATGCGGTACTGGCCATCCAAGAGCATATTGATCCCTCATTAATTAGATCTAAGCTTGCGTGGAGCATTCATGATCTCGAAGAAGAGGAGGAATCACCAAAGCAGATAACCATCTATGATGACTTATGGAATTTAGATGAACGCAATAAACCAAAGGCCGTTCCGAAAAAACGGAAGAAGAAATTCCCACCTCAGCCTGAAAAGGATATTCTCTTATTTATTGAGCAGTACAGCAGCGAGCTTGAAGACTGGCAGCGTGACATTTTAACGATGATGCGAGAGGAAATGCTCTATTTCTGGCCACAGATGGAAACGAAAATCATGAACGAGGGCTGGGCTTCCTACTGGCATCAACGCATCCTACGAGAGATGGACCTCACAAGTGATGAGGCACTCGAATATGCCAAGCTGAACGCAGGGGTCGTGCAGCCGTCCAAAACAAGCATCAATCCCTACTACCTTGGAATAAAAATATTTGAGGATATCGAGGAGCGGTACAACAATCCAACGGAGGAAATGAAGCGAGATGGCGTGCAGCCAGGGTCTGGTCGAGAGAAAATGTTTGAAGTGCGCGAGGTAGAGTCGGATATTTCCTTCTTGCGCAATTATTTAAACAAGGATCTAGTCATGAGAGAGGATATGTACCTTTTCCAAAAGCAAGGCAAGGATTATAAAATTGTCGATAAGGCTTGGGAGAATGTGCGAGATCAGCTGGTCAATATGAGAGTAAACGGAGGGTTTCCATATATCACCGTTAATGACGGGGATTATCTTCGTACTGGTGAGCTCTACCTGAAACACTGGTATGAGGGAATTGAACTGGATCTTAAATACCTAGAAAAAGTCATGCCGTACATTTTTCAGATCTGGGGGCGCCCTGTTCATATGGAGTCGGTTATCGAGACGAAGAATGTTCTTTTCACCTATGATGGGAAGAGTGTGCATAGGAAGTATATCTAA
- a CDS encoding NAD(P)-binding domain-containing protein produces MLDVIIIGAGPFGISLASHVVSHELSYKLFGYPMDFWKNQMPQDMFIRTPHEFVSLSDAKDEWTVQNFAKETGTELVTPLPRPVFVAYANWFAKKSGIEFTNEKVKLVHNNGNYYEVISESGDRYLTKNVIVATGVEHYQYLPNFLKDLPSHYVSHTSGYTDFSRFKDSKVVVMGSGQSAWEAAGLLHREGAEVELVYRKEQPNYAGSRENEIALRDLGDVFYSLPLEEKKAGWGQSPGSVAHFLKPYVEGIVPQSPGVEMVKVEPVNEAEIRILLSNGEEKIANYLIAATGFHINIDRVPFFKEDLLNSIKREEGYASFPMLNESFMSNLPGLYFAGPLSSHSHGPTFRFILGLRKTAFSIIPDIVRKKYDNNLLRKVLS; encoded by the coding sequence ATGTTAGACGTTATTATTATTGGAGCAGGACCGTTTGGGATTTCATTAGCTTCCCATGTAGTTTCACATGAGCTTAGCTATAAATTATTTGGGTATCCCATGGATTTTTGGAAAAATCAAATGCCGCAAGATATGTTCATTCGGACACCGCATGAGTTTGTTAGCCTCTCCGATGCAAAGGATGAATGGACCGTACAAAACTTTGCAAAGGAAACGGGAACAGAGTTGGTTACCCCGCTACCTCGACCAGTTTTTGTGGCATATGCGAACTGGTTTGCAAAGAAGTCTGGGATTGAATTTACGAATGAAAAGGTGAAACTTGTTCACAACAATGGTAACTATTATGAGGTGATTTCGGAATCTGGAGATCGCTATTTAACAAAAAATGTTATTGTTGCTACCGGTGTAGAACACTATCAATATTTACCTAATTTTTTGAAGGACCTTCCTTCGCACTATGTTTCTCATACCTCTGGATACACCGATTTTTCAAGGTTCAAAGATAGTAAGGTTGTGGTGATGGGAAGTGGGCAAAGTGCCTGGGAAGCTGCAGGATTATTACACAGAGAGGGTGCAGAGGTTGAATTGGTTTATCGAAAAGAGCAGCCTAATTATGCTGGAAGCAGAGAGAACGAAATAGCCTTACGAGATCTTGGAGATGTCTTTTATTCTCTTCCACTAGAAGAAAAGAAGGCTGGCTGGGGGCAATCACCTGGAAGCGTGGCTCATTTTTTAAAGCCATATGTTGAAGGAATAGTACCACAAAGCCCTGGTGTAGAAATGGTGAAAGTTGAGCCCGTGAATGAAGCAGAAATCAGGATTTTATTATCAAATGGTGAGGAAAAAATAGCTAATTATCTCATTGCGGCAACAGGATTTCATATCAATATCGATCGTGTACCTTTTTTCAAGGAAGACTTATTAAACTCCATCAAAAGAGAGGAAGGGTATGCTTCCTTTCCAATGCTAAATGAATCGTTTATGTCAAATCTTCCAGGCTTATATTTTGCTGGGCCTCTTTCTTCCCATAGTCATGGACCAACCTTCCGCTTTATATTAGGATTAAGGAAAACAGCATTCTCGATTATTCCGGATATTGTAAGGAAGAAGTACGACAATAATTTGTTAAGGAAGGTGTTATCTTGA
- a CDS encoding MarR family winged helix-turn-helix transcriptional regulator — protein MRRSFQAITRSFGVLNKTCCSVDGIDVTAAQSHILYEIDINDQPTMQQVADLLGIDITTFSRQIQTLMKMELVIKVPSKEDKRASILSLTEKGKRVAQEIDQQVNSYLERIFSEMTDFERETTQRAIHYLASVMTKNSGSCEDKKDC, from the coding sequence TTGAGACGTTCCTTTCAAGCAATCACAAGAAGCTTTGGAGTATTAAATAAAACCTGTTGTTCTGTTGATGGAATAGATGTGACAGCTGCACAGAGTCATATTCTTTACGAAATCGATATAAACGATCAACCAACGATGCAACAGGTGGCTGATCTTCTAGGGATTGACATTACGACGTTTAGTAGACAAATTCAAACATTAATGAAAATGGAGCTTGTCATAAAAGTACCTTCCAAAGAGGATAAAAGGGCGAGTATCCTTTCTTTAACCGAAAAAGGGAAAAGAGTAGCGCAGGAAATTGACCAGCAGGTGAACTCCTACTTAGAGAGGATTTTTTCGGAGATGACAGATTTTGAACGGGAAACAACGCAGCGAGCCATTCACTATCTTGCAAGTGTGATGACAAAAAACTCGGGAAGCTGTGAAGACAAGAAAGATTGCTAA
- a CDS encoding arsinothricin resistance N-acetyltransferase ArsN1 family A gives MIIRAATNLDVQELLTIYNEGIEDRIATLESVPKDEAYMLEWLTKRSGRYTVLVAELDQRVIGWASLNPYSHRCAYDGVADLSVYIKREYRGKGVGGGLLHSLENEAKQNGFHKIVLFTFPFNGLGQGLYKKSGYREVGVFKNQGKLDGAFIDVVAMEKVL, from the coding sequence ATGATTATTCGTGCTGCTACTAATCTGGATGTGCAAGAGCTACTAACAATCTATAACGAGGGAATAGAAGATAGAATTGCAACGCTAGAAAGTGTTCCAAAAGATGAGGCCTATATGCTTGAGTGGTTAACAAAACGAAGTGGTCGGTATACGGTGCTGGTTGCGGAGTTAGATCAAAGGGTAATTGGCTGGGCAAGTTTAAACCCTTATAGCCATCGCTGTGCCTACGACGGGGTGGCTGATTTATCGGTGTATATAAAACGCGAGTATCGTGGAAAAGGAGTGGGAGGAGGACTGCTCCACTCCTTAGAAAATGAGGCCAAACAGAATGGCTTTCATAAAATAGTCTTGTTTACATTCCCATTTAACGGGTTAGGTCAAGGATTGTATAAGAAAAGTGGCTATCGAGAGGTTGGCGTGTTCAAAAATCAAGGAAAGTTAGATGGAGCGTTTATTGATGTCGTGGCAATGGAAAAAGTACTATAA
- a CDS encoding nucleoside hydrolase: MKVLKKIILFADTGIDDAISIIYALQNPDLDVLAIVAGYGNTDRDKSARNAAYLLELAGRKEIPIIAGSTRPLSGQIPEFFPDIHGAEGLGPIVPPISSNRFKNRTNFSLLFEIIKENRNDVTIVNVGRCTSLAIAWYLSPSVMSLVKETYIMGGAFLEPGNVTEVAEANFFGDPIAANFVAQNAPNLTIIPLNVTRKAILTPALVNYIDSVASTPLQQIIKPILDFYYEAYQELEPGISGTPQHDLAAVMASLQIPGLFIYTSKQVKVEYKEGFADGLSIADFRPGAEECSGTGCVKIATDINENIFIANTLRILTRR, encoded by the coding sequence GTGAAAGTATTGAAAAAGATTATTCTGTTTGCTGATACTGGCATTGATGACGCAATCTCCATTATTTATGCTCTACAAAATCCAGACTTAGATGTACTCGCCATTGTAGCAGGGTATGGAAATACTGATAGAGATAAAAGTGCTAGAAATGCTGCGTATTTACTAGAACTTGCTGGTAGAAAAGAGATTCCTATTATTGCCGGTAGTACAAGACCTTTAAGTGGTCAAATCCCTGAATTTTTCCCTGACATTCATGGAGCAGAAGGCTTAGGTCCAATCGTACCACCCATTTCTTCAAACCGATTTAAAAACCGAACAAATTTTAGTCTTCTTTTCGAAATTATTAAAGAAAATCGAAACGATGTAACCATCGTCAATGTAGGGCGATGTACCTCACTTGCGATTGCTTGGTACTTAAGTCCATCTGTGATGAGCCTTGTGAAAGAGACATATATTATGGGTGGTGCCTTTTTAGAACCTGGAAACGTAACGGAGGTAGCCGAAGCGAACTTTTTTGGAGATCCAATTGCAGCAAATTTTGTTGCGCAAAATGCACCAAACCTCACCATCATCCCCCTTAATGTTACTCGCAAGGCCATCCTTACCCCGGCATTGGTCAACTATATTGATAGCGTTGCCTCTACTCCCCTTCAGCAAATCATTAAACCTATTCTCGATTTTTATTATGAAGCTTACCAAGAACTCGAACCCGGAATTTCGGGTACTCCTCAGCATGATTTAGCTGCTGTCATGGCAAGCCTGCAAATTCCGGGATTGTTCATCTACACTTCTAAGCAGGTAAAAGTGGAGTACAAGGAGGGTTTTGCCGATGGACTATCTATTGCAGATTTCCGTCCTGGAGCTGAGGAATGTTCTGGTACAGGCTGTGTTAAAATTGCCACTGATATAAATGAGAATATTTTCATTGCAAATACGTTGAGAATATTAACAAGAAGGTAA
- the chrA gene encoding chromate efflux transporter, translating to MKKNNRLAALLEILMVSTRLGFTSFGGPVAHLGYFHAEYIRRRKWMDEKSYADLVALCQFLPGPASSQVGIGIGVMRAGVLGGIVSFLGFTLPSVIALIIFALILQSFDVGSAGWIQGLKIVAVAVVAHAIIGMANNLTPDIKRKTIALFALVVTLLWQTAFSQVGVIVMAALIGFYLFKQHAEADNTRFVFPISKKFAVGCLSIFFGLLILLPILKEATSLNWIVLFDSFYRSGSLVFGGGHVVLPLLEREFVPTGWISEEAFLAGYGAAQAVPGPLFTFAAYIGAVIDGWKGGLLATVAIFLPAFLLIVGALPFWDSLRRNVKVKAALMGVNAAVVGILISAFYFPIWTSSINAPIDFAFAAILFSMLVYWKLPPWIVVLTGAIGGTLMGMFL from the coding sequence ATGAAAAAAAATAATAGGCTAGCAGCACTACTTGAGATACTAATGGTCTCTACTCGCCTTGGTTTTACCTCTTTCGGTGGACCTGTTGCGCATCTAGGATATTTTCATGCTGAATATATCCGCCGCAGAAAGTGGATGGATGAAAAAAGCTACGCTGATTTAGTGGCACTATGTCAATTTCTCCCTGGTCCTGCAAGCTCACAAGTTGGAATTGGTATTGGTGTGATGCGTGCTGGGGTGTTGGGCGGCATTGTCTCCTTTTTAGGGTTTACTTTACCATCCGTTATAGCATTGATTATATTTGCACTTATTCTTCAAAGCTTTGACGTTGGAAGTGCTGGTTGGATTCAAGGGTTAAAAATCGTGGCAGTTGCCGTGGTTGCCCATGCCATTATTGGGATGGCAAACAATTTAACCCCAGATATAAAAAGAAAAACAATCGCATTATTCGCCCTTGTTGTCACCTTACTTTGGCAAACGGCTTTTTCTCAAGTAGGTGTAATCGTGATGGCAGCATTGATCGGGTTTTACTTATTCAAGCAGCATGCGGAAGCAGATAATACAAGATTTGTGTTTCCTATTTCGAAAAAATTCGCTGTTGGTTGCCTTTCTATTTTCTTTGGCCTTTTGATCCTACTGCCGATTCTAAAAGAAGCTACCTCATTGAATTGGATTGTCCTTTTTGATAGCTTTTACCGCTCAGGCTCTCTAGTTTTTGGCGGAGGCCATGTTGTGCTTCCCCTGTTAGAAAGAGAATTTGTCCCAACAGGTTGGATTAGTGAGGAAGCATTTTTAGCAGGTTACGGTGCAGCACAAGCGGTTCCAGGCCCCCTCTTTACCTTTGCTGCTTATATCGGTGCTGTCATTGATGGGTGGAAAGGTGGATTGCTTGCAACAGTGGCCATCTTTTTACCTGCTTTCTTATTAATTGTTGGTGCTCTCCCGTTTTGGGATTCGCTGAGAAGAAATGTGAAAGTAAAAGCTGCCTTGATGGGTGTAAATGCTGCAGTAGTTGGTATTTTAATTTCTGCATTTTACTTTCCTATCTGGACAAGCTCCATTAATGCGCCAATCGATTTTGCATTTGCAGCCATATTGTTCAGCATGCTCGTATATTGGAAATTACCGCCTTGGATTGTTGTCCTAACAGGAGCTATTGGAGGAACGTTGATGGGAATGTTTCTATAA
- a CDS encoding PadR family transcriptional regulator, producing the protein MEDKVLRKLFLGFIQIHILHHAKEQPIYGAWMLEELKEHGYSISAGTLYPILHSMETDGLLLRQNQNVEGKIRKYYSSTEKGDLVLVEARKKAYELFKEIKEGDS; encoded by the coding sequence TTGGAAGATAAAGTGCTACGAAAGCTGTTTCTTGGATTTATACAAATTCATATACTCCATCATGCGAAAGAACAACCGATCTATGGTGCATGGATGCTTGAAGAATTAAAAGAGCATGGGTATTCCATCAGTGCAGGAACCTTATACCCCATTCTTCACTCTATGGAAACAGACGGACTGCTATTAAGACAAAATCAAAATGTCGAGGGAAAAATAAGAAAATATTACTCCTCAACAGAAAAAGGTGATCTTGTCTTAGTGGAAGCTCGGAAGAAAGCTTATGAATTATTTAAAGAAATTAAGGAAGGTGATTCATGA
- a CDS encoding DUF6376 family protein, which translates to MKKMMITFAILVSFLLSGCSVLEEVNNSLEYANKATDHINMWQDFGQEAPQLIQEAATNQEAKEELETKLNSLSEEIEAFNKTEPPAVAESIHQQIVDKNEQLKNVIDSSMTNGEVAIEKLQDSEMMTLINDLSTMMNLIEELGQ; encoded by the coding sequence ATGAAAAAGATGATGATAACTTTTGCAATCTTGGTATCGTTCCTGCTTAGTGGATGTTCCGTGCTAGAGGAAGTCAACAACTCACTGGAATATGCAAACAAAGCAACCGACCACATTAATATGTGGCAGGACTTTGGTCAAGAAGCTCCACAATTAATTCAAGAAGCAGCTACGAATCAAGAAGCAAAAGAAGAATTGGAAACGAAATTAAATTCCTTATCAGAAGAAATAGAAGCATTTAATAAAACAGAACCTCCAGCTGTCGCCGAAAGCATTCATCAGCAGATCGTAGACAAAAATGAACAGCTGAAAAATGTCATAGATAGTTCGATGACAAATGGTGAGGTAGCAATAGAAAAGCTACAAGACTCTGAAATGATGACGTTAATAAATGATTTATCAACGATGATGAATTTAATAGAAGAGCTTGGTCAATAA
- a CDS encoding protein kinase family protein, with protein sequence MKVAEKRPTPYQKLAESVIFQQQSKGIQVKSYNKQELELVGFGRSAYVFRMKRENKALKVFYPPYELLAKEEAHVYQLLKGIPYYPNLYEHGKNFIVIDYIKGMTLFECLVKGKEISSKVLTEVDLAIDAAKERGLNPSDIHLHNILITESEKVKLIDVVRFTQKKSCTQWNDLKKGYYLYYSKKYFPKKLPAMILLLIAYFYKKNLLKYLIARLN encoded by the coding sequence ATGAAGGTAGCTGAAAAACGTCCAACACCCTATCAAAAGCTTGCAGAATCCGTTATTTTTCAACAGCAGTCTAAAGGTATACAGGTAAAGTCCTACAACAAGCAAGAATTAGAGCTAGTGGGGTTTGGAAGAAGTGCCTATGTGTTTCGAATGAAGAGGGAAAATAAAGCATTAAAAGTGTTTTATCCTCCATACGAACTCCTAGCGAAAGAAGAGGCACATGTGTATCAGCTGTTAAAGGGAATACCCTATTATCCCAACTTATATGAACATGGAAAAAACTTTATTGTCATCGACTATATAAAAGGTATGACGCTTTTTGAATGCCTGGTAAAAGGGAAAGAAATAAGTAGCAAGGTACTCACCGAAGTAGACCTTGCCATAGATGCTGCAAAAGAGAGAGGCTTGAATCCTTCTGATATTCACTTACACAATATACTCATAACCGAATCAGAAAAGGTCAAGCTTATTGATGTGGTACGTTTTACACAGAAAAAATCGTGTACCCAGTGGAACGACCTCAAAAAAGGCTATTATCTTTACTATTCCAAAAAGTACTTCCCAAAAAAATTACCCGCCATGATACTATTATTAATTGCTTACTTTTATAAGAAGAATTTACTAAAATATTTGATTGCAAGGTTAAATTAA
- a CDS encoding RNA polymerase sigma factor, producing MSKKEIISTWFYEYSDDIYQFLYYRLSSKHYDVEDLVQEVFIKALRSIEDFQGKSSPKTWLYSIAKNVATDAIRKKKRDKWKWFLSFDSGQDTPRDNSESPESIFLSSEGQFELLQAIRSLKESYQDVLIMRSIKELTVSDTAEILGWSENKVRSTLHRAKLALQAKLGGESFEK from the coding sequence ATGTCAAAGAAAGAAATCATTTCAACATGGTTTTATGAATACAGCGATGATATATATCAGTTTTTGTACTATCGGCTAAGCTCCAAACACTATGATGTGGAGGACTTAGTCCAAGAAGTATTTATCAAAGCCTTAAGAAGCATAGAAGATTTTCAAGGGAAATCTTCTCCAAAAACATGGCTTTATAGTATTGCAAAGAATGTAGCAACAGATGCTATCAGGAAGAAAAAACGCGACAAATGGAAATGGTTTCTCTCATTTGATAGCGGTCAAGATACACCAAGAGATAATAGTGAATCCCCTGAAAGTATTTTTCTATCCTCAGAAGGTCAATTCGAGCTTCTGCAAGCTATCAGATCCCTGAAAGAATCCTATCAAGATGTGTTGATTATGAGGAGTATCAAGGAGTTAACTGTGTCTGATACAGCAGAGATTTTAGGTTGGAGTGAAAATAAAGTTCGCTCTACCCTGCATCGAGCTAAACTTGCATTGCAGGCAAAACTGGGAGGTGAGTCGTTTGAAAAATAA
- a CDS encoding DUF4825 domain-containing protein, with the protein MKNNVDQRLKSIPKPTLGEEKKHIIHQNILNTNEQVKGGTMMSKLKPVYMMAASVAAVALFFFIILNTNVVDNPNMSGDNPQQTSKTYVEFLGKIEVHEQINPETAFIGNAGSLITFHGNILPGKYYADGMELETSEDAPMGINMNYLINEDNSAKGFDREVFSEKNLPYTLLFNATAYFTFFKNGEFVNFHINDGMETKTYSVTREQIEGLYEKDVQDFQSDLQAWEQEVMENVLMDSDKVQDFFTEITSKGE; encoded by the coding sequence TTGAAAAATAATGTAGATCAGCGCTTAAAATCTATACCGAAACCGACGCTTGGCGAGGAGAAAAAACATATCATTCACCAAAATATTCTAAATACGAATGAGCAAGTGAAGGGAGGAACTATGATGTCCAAATTAAAGCCGGTTTACATGATGGCTGCAAGTGTTGCTGCCGTTGCATTATTTTTCTTCATAATTTTGAATACAAACGTGGTGGATAATCCTAATATGTCTGGAGATAATCCACAACAAACATCAAAAACGTATGTGGAATTCTTGGGCAAAATAGAAGTACATGAACAAATAAACCCAGAAACTGCGTTTATCGGTAATGCTGGTTCGCTCATAACTTTCCATGGAAACATTTTGCCTGGAAAATATTATGCAGACGGAATGGAATTGGAAACTTCCGAGGACGCGCCGATGGGGATCAACATGAACTATTTGATAAACGAAGACAATTCTGCAAAGGGCTTTGACAGGGAGGTTTTCTCGGAGAAAAATCTTCCCTATACCTTGCTATTCAATGCCACCGCCTATTTTACATTTTTTAAAAATGGAGAGTTCGTAAATTTTCATATAAATGATGGGATGGAAACAAAAACATATTCTGTTACTAGGGAACAAATCGAAGGCTTATACGAAAAAGACGTGCAGGATTTTCAATCAGATTTGCAAGCTTGGGAGCAAGAAGTTATGGAGAATGTATTGATGGATTCAGATAAAGTTCAGGACTTTTTCACTGAGATTACTTCAAAAGGGGAATGA
- a CDS encoding FMN-dependent NADH-azoreductase, with amino-acid sequence MAKVLYITAHPHDDTQSYSMAVGKAFIDTYKEVNPQDEVVHVDLYKEHIPHIDADVFSGWGKLQTGKGFEELSEEEKGKVSRLSELTEQFIGADKYVFVTPLWNFSFPPVMKAYLDSVSVAGKSFKYTAEGPVGLLTDKKALHIQARGGVYSEGPAAAMEMGHRYLNVLMQFFGVPSFEGVFVEGHAAMPDKAEQIKEDAINRAKDKAHTF; translated from the coding sequence ATGGCAAAAGTATTGTATATTACTGCACATCCACATGATGACACGCAATCATATAGTATGGCAGTTGGAAAAGCATTTATTGATACGTATAAGGAGGTAAATCCTCAAGATGAAGTAGTGCACGTGGATCTTTACAAAGAGCATATTCCTCATATTGATGCGGATGTGTTCAGTGGCTGGGGAAAACTTCAAACAGGAAAAGGCTTTGAAGAGCTTTCCGAAGAAGAAAAAGGAAAAGTAAGTCGTCTCTCGGAACTAACGGAGCAATTTATTGGAGCTGATAAATATGTGTTTGTCACCCCACTATGGAATTTCTCCTTCCCTCCTGTGATGAAAGCATATCTTGATTCTGTTTCTGTTGCAGGAAAATCGTTTAAATATACAGCAGAGGGACCTGTGGGACTTCTAACTGATAAAAAAGCATTGCATATTCAAGCTCGTGGTGGAGTTTATTCTGAAGGACCAGCTGCAGCAATGGAAATGGGACACCGATATCTCAACGTATTAATGCAGTTTTTCGGAGTGCCGTCCTTTGAAGGAGTGTTTGTAGAAGGTCATGCTGCTATGCCAGATAAAGCCGAGCAAATCAAAGAAGATGCTATCAATCGTGCAAAAGACAAAGCGCATACGTTCTAA
- a CDS encoding TrkH family potassium uptake protein: MWRRAYIKLNPPQLLILVFILFVALGTTLLLLPFATTEPLSFIDALFTATSAMTVTGLVVVDTGTVYTLFGQMVILALIQFGGIGIMTFAVLIFLMLGKKIGFHQRLVLQQALNQTSVGGIILLVKRIIQFSFLIEGIAVLLLCYRWIPEYGWVDGFYYSVFHSISAFNNAGFSIWSDSLMNYVGDPVVNIVISFLFIIGGIGFTVLTDLWYTKEFNKLSLHTKIMLFGTLIINLTAMLLFFVLEYANPNTLGNFSLIEKLWASYFQAVTTRTAGFNSIDIGSMETSSIIFMLLLMFVGAGSTSTGGGIKLTTFVIIILAVNTFIKGRPEIVLFRRSINQGYVLKALAISSISVLFIFLSLFILTITEDVELLPLLFEIISSFGTVGLSMGITGELTTIGKAVIVFIMLLGKLGPLTLAYSIAKPKPSKVKYPNADLLTG; the protein is encoded by the coding sequence ATGTGGCGAAGAGCATACATTAAACTTAACCCTCCTCAACTCTTAATTTTAGTTTTTATCCTTTTTGTAGCGCTAGGCACCACTCTTTTGTTATTGCCTTTTGCAACTACGGAGCCGTTGTCTTTCATTGACGCTCTTTTTACGGCAACATCTGCCATGACAGTAACGGGTTTAGTTGTAGTAGATACAGGAACGGTCTATACCTTATTCGGACAGATGGTAATCCTTGCTCTCATTCAATTCGGCGGAATTGGTATTATGACTTTTGCGGTCTTAATATTTCTTATGCTTGGTAAAAAAATCGGCTTTCATCAAAGATTAGTGTTGCAACAAGCGTTAAACCAAACCTCTGTTGGAGGAATAATCCTTTTAGTAAAAAGAATCATTCAGTTTTCATTTTTAATAGAGGGGATTGCGGTTTTACTTCTTTGTTATCGTTGGATTCCAGAATATGGTTGGGTAGATGGCTTTTATTATAGTGTGTTTCATTCGATTTCAGCTTTTAACAATGCAGGGTTCTCTATCTGGTCAGACAGTCTGATGAACTATGTCGGAGATCCTGTGGTGAATATCGTTATTTCCTTTCTTTTTATCATTGGAGGGATTGGTTTTACCGTACTCACAGACCTTTGGTACACAAAAGAATTTAATAAGCTTAGTTTGCATACCAAAATCATGCTATTTGGAACGTTGATTATAAATTTGACTGCGATGCTACTGTTTTTTGTATTGGAGTACGCGAACCCTAATACACTTGGAAATTTCAGCCTTATTGAAAAGCTATGGGCCTCCTATTTTCAAGCGGTAACAACGCGAACAGCCGGTTTCAATTCCATTGATATAGGATCCATGGAGACGTCCTCTATCATTTTTATGCTATTACTGATGTTTGTTGGTGCAGGAAGTACATCAACGGGTGGTGGAATTAAATTAACGACCTTTGTCATCATCATTTTAGCGGTAAATACCTTTATCAAAGGAAGACCAGAAATTGTCCTTTTTAGACGCTCCATCAATCAGGGCTATGTTTTAAAGGCACTAGCCATTTCAAGTATCAGTGTTTTATTTATCTTTCTTTCCTTATTCATTTTGACCATAACAGAAGATGTTGAGCTTTTACCTCTGTTGTTTGAAATAATTTCTTCATTCGGGACAGTAGGTCTGTCTATGGGCATTACTGGAGAATTAACGACGATTGGAAAAGCAGTAATTGTCTTTATCATGCTCCTTGGAAAGCTTGGACCATTAACATTGGCCTATTCTATAGCCAAGCCGAAACCTTCTAAGGTAAAATATCCAAATGCAGATTTATTAACTGGTTGA